A single region of the Diadema setosum chromosome 14, eeDiaSeto1, whole genome shotgun sequence genome encodes:
- the LOC140238331 gene encoding uncharacterized protein produces MTEERRFYDLVPNYEVEGENDEKDSQAIPPISTFAKRSGSGNEEFPSPPSRFYRSESNSQGMSQLEDNNNSNGNSPEELTPVTQANDTTTTARPNQTEGETVILLQRAHSQLQQQQPQDIVLQQQQQQQQQQLQQYNASMAALQHANHQVLVTATTPGNGVLTSQVMPGVTVPTSAIHGGMPMQGHLIPFISANGSTAPQAQSVLSHAPEQMMQYPSTAVQLAAMAAGGQTTTTSRAASTAQSSVIQVNETMNPTILPHNVNLQQHVQQHLQQHGLKNGKELPPTPPGEARLLAVSADEKDDEDSERRKNLANLLPPPSHLNPQPIQATSATARPGLPAHLVQYNASQAAPYGGPAPSNFAHGPVSTPGLIAPGTYGNIQVVSPLQGPPGTMAQPVAPQQALLGDQPNQMMMPPGPGGLDMQTAVGGEHHVPGPSIARRPGQPTKRRGNKRTIPVEEKDERYFERRKRNNQAAKRSRDARKTREEQVGQRANYLEKENEILRAQLNTLRDEANSLRLLLAQRPPVAQMPPSGPSPM; encoded by the exons ATGACGGAAGAGCGGCGATTTTATGATCTTGTCCCTAATTACGAAGTTGAGGGGGAGAATGACGAAAAAGATTCTCAGGCTATTCCCCCAATAAGCACATTCGCCAAAAGGAGCGGTAGCGGGAATG AGGAGTTTCCCTCGCCACCGTCCAGATTCTACAGATCGGAGAGTAATAGTCAGGGGATGTCTCAACtagaagacaacaacaacagtaatgGCAACAGTCCCGAAGAACTGACCCCTGTAACTCAAGCAAATGATACTACCACCACCGCCAGGCCAAACCAGACGGAGGGGGAGACCGTGATTTTGCTGCAACGTGCTCATTCACAGTTGCAGCAACAGCAGCCACAGGACATTGTGctacagcagcaacaacaacaacagcagcaacagttGCAGCAGTACAACGCATCTATGGCCGCTCTCCAACACGCAAATCACCAAGTGTTAGTCACCGCTACGACTCCCGGTAACGGCGTTTTGACGTCGCAAGTTATGCCAGGCGTCACTGTACCGACGTCGGCGATCCACGGCGGAATGCCCATGCAGGGTCACCTAATTCCTTTCATCTCGGCCAACGGCTCGACAGCACCGCAAGCTCAAA GTGTGCTGTCTCACGCACCCGAGCAAATGATGCAGTACCCATCTACAGCTGTGCAGCTAGCTGCCATGGCAGCGGGTGGCCAGACGACCACGACGAGTAGGGCAGCTTCAACGGCACAGTCCAGCGTGATTCAGGTGAACGAGACGATGAACCCTACCATACTCCCACACAACGTCAACTTACAGCAACACGTTCAGCAACATCTGCAGCAACACGGCTTGAAGAACGGCAAGGAGCTACCGCCCACGCCGCCAGGTGAGGCTCGCCTTCTTGCCG TATCTGCAGACGAAAAAGACGATGAAGACAGCGAAAGACGGAAAAATCTTGCCAATCTCCTTCCTCCTCCGTCACACCTCAACCCTCAACCCATCCAAGCCACCTCAGCCACGGCTCGCCCGGGTCTACCAGCACACCTCGTCCAGTACAACGCATCGCAGGCCGCACCGTACGGAGGTCCAGCTCCATCCAACTTCGCACACGGTCCCGTGTCCACGCCAGGGCTCATCGCCCCGGGCACCTACGGCAACATACAGGTGGTGTCTCCCCTCCAGGGTCCACCGGGCACGATGGCGCAACCCGTAGCTCCACAGCAAGCCTTGCTCGGGGATCAGCCAAACCAAATGATGATGCCACCCGGGCCGGGTGGCCTGGACATGCAGACAGCCGTAGGAGGCGAGCATCACGTCCCTG GACCCTCCATTGCGCGGAGACCGGGCCAACCGACGAAGCGGCGGGGGAACAAGAGGACCATCCCTGTCGAAGAGAAAGACGAGAGGTACTTTGAGCGCAGGAAACGGAATAACCAGGCGGCTAAACGATCACGAGACGCGAGAAAGACGCGCGAAGAGCAGGTTGGTCAGCGCGCCAACTACTTGGAGAAGGAGAACGAGATTTTGCGCGCGCAGCTGAACACTCTCCGGGATGAGGCAAACTCGTTAAGACTGTTGTTGGCCCAGCGGCCACCTGTCGCTCAAATGCCTCCATCGGGACCATCGCCAATGTGA